In Gloeocapsa sp. DLM2.Bin57, the following proteins share a genomic window:
- the hrcA gene encoding heat-inducible transcriptional repressor HrcA, protein MSVQHQLTERHRNILKATIKHYIATAEPVGSKTLIEEYDFSVSSATIRNVMGHLEKAGLLYQPHTSAGRIPSDEGYRIYVDKLITLDQKSAQNIEKSLEKHLKQQTWSFEALMTKAAKFLASVSGYIALVTIPQTNQLRHLQLLLTESQQIILIIVTDAYQTQSFVIDSVNQDSFSESELQILSNFLNHKLKGKYLSQLPNLDWEDLDHEFKQYTDFLAQLLQNISENHLKSSYSLVFHGIAELLRQPEFSQPEASQMLFDLLEKQQEQICPLIFATSPYSVGKTKVRIKIGSENNLEPMRNCSIVSSLYHKGDLPLGSVAIIGPTRMLYENAISLVESTAAYLSATITA, encoded by the coding sequence ATGTCTGTTCAACATCAACTCACCGAAAGACATAGAAACATCCTCAAAGCTACCATTAAACACTATATAGCTACTGCTGAGCCCGTGGGTTCAAAAACCTTGATTGAAGAGTACGATTTTAGTGTAAGTTCAGCTACGATTCGTAATGTAATGGGTCATCTTGAGAAAGCGGGATTACTTTATCAACCCCATACTTCAGCGGGAAGAATCCCTTCTGATGAAGGTTACCGTATTTATGTGGATAAATTAATTACTCTTGACCAAAAATCAGCCCAAAATATCGAAAAGTCATTAGAAAAACACCTGAAACAGCAAACTTGGAGTTTTGAAGCGTTAATGACTAAAGCTGCTAAATTCCTAGCTTCGGTTAGTGGTTATATCGCTTTGGTGACTATTCCCCAAACTAATCAATTACGTCATTTACAATTATTGTTGACCGAATCTCAACAAATTATCTTAATCATCGTCACTGACGCTTATCAAACCCAATCTTTTGTCATTGACTCAGTTAATCAAGATAGTTTTAGCGAGAGTGAACTACAAATTCTCTCTAATTTTCTTAATCATAAACTCAAGGGTAAATATCTCTCGCAACTTCCTAACCTTGACTGGGAAGACTTAGACCATGAATTTAAACAATATACCGATTTTTTAGCCCAATTACTGCAAAATATCTCAGAAAACCATTTAAAGTCTTCTTATTCTCTGGTATTTCATGGTATTGCTGAATTACTGCGTCAACCAGAGTTTTCCCAACCAGAAGCTAGTCAAATGTTGTTTGATTTACTAGAAAAACAACAAGAACAAATTTGTCCGCTGATTTTTGCGACTTCTCCATACTCTGTTGGTAAAACTAAGGTGAGGATTAAAATAGGATCAGAAAATAATCTAGAACCAATGCGTAATTGTAGTATAGTATCATCTCTTTATCATAAGGGAGATTTACCCCTAGGAAGTGTAGCGATTATTGGACCAACTAGAATGCTGTATGAAAATGCTATATCTTTAGTAGAGTCAACAGCAGCTTATCTATCTGCGACTATCACAGCATGA